A window of the Deltaproteobacteria bacterium genome harbors these coding sequences:
- a CDS encoding zinc-dependent metalloprotease, giving the protein MTTNLFTIKRITGFASLLLLTACVKHRDIRNGLLDEAIYLDKAPLTAVNPKIAGSLDDGWLFKTTIVKAASPNGGADYAFPGFQSDTKYIKFRFSKEALQIVDGSSLQNDDPEDNNDNLATTTERVLIEFAGSHVDVKLRENLDGERTNYLEENTEEPWQKRQKFKVNLAETSLDPITTMAWYYGDFMHDCVTPVSATVVPNSFAWDDQEQYLSWVIEANYILTVDGGCYDMTNLITGAGTATVQYRMSFYRPGASDFVSETIAEKDPVNKKYGVFQVMQVYRDSNSGLLGAKNLLQRYNPNRTTPLVYYFAQGFPEKYKALFSEIKDTTNAVLTAAGAKLQIDFQDYNAGGIERQFGDIRYSFVVWNQDIDITRGLLGYGPSTVDPRTGEVISADVNLYNVGMDYYRFMIQDYLERVGALQTDANTPWEQQACNEGDTTAPSDSSKRFASGLFNEIRRTLQLDSAHNTGNTTDFVPEIAQDKTTYLTYYNQLANELRFADPLYNPYVYNTANSYLDELKSQQEVEHEFQSEMNRILLNQDPFNAISPTTLVGINKHQEFFAKLRDYKKNHEQFRQNLQRLHKTDCVYTFDANDAITTISQSARKCVNGFYESNEQYSERIIENIVFHVALHEFGHTLGLRHNFYGSVDALHQLEGQVSSSVMDYIRATEEAATPRDWGEYDKAALSWIYGTTDVRSTQMQKDFLYCTDEHADFSPLCTRHDLGVTPAQIVLNAIERYDMLYELRNRRAYRTFWDTTTYSSYIYDAIFPLQRMWYLAIFTWGGGGIQETLKMLDQLQGTVKSDSEYNTIAADFYNDIAATNALTMAFYNAVLNQPSSSRNYSTEYDSYYGDVTRLGIIIDKLFATLAFMDLQEVWNYDPNIYTYVAMFDAPFGTLSAAVALEVLDGMLGANYDTFPWFKYLALEYFAYVTNTNLVDDISFKDRIAIRRFNNQADLEAEFGIYAIPDALRLDNTSQIFIYNGEQYVYTFIAERGWHLVANKSRNPVSYQYMRDFNESLRAGASKSLDNYGLKILLTYYEYYNNFSGQ; this is encoded by the coding sequence ATGACAACGAATTTATTTACTATAAAAAGAATTACTGGGTTTGCGAGTCTGCTTTTATTAACCGCTTGTGTAAAGCACCGTGACATTCGCAATGGTTTGCTTGATGAAGCTATTTATTTAGATAAAGCACCGCTTACTGCAGTAAATCCCAAAATTGCCGGGTCGCTAGATGATGGCTGGTTATTTAAAACTACTATAGTTAAGGCCGCCTCACCTAATGGTGGCGCTGATTACGCGTTTCCGGGTTTTCAAAGCGATACTAAATATATTAAATTTCGTTTTAGCAAAGAAGCGCTGCAGATTGTTGATGGCAGCTCATTGCAAAACGATGACCCGGAAGATAACAATGATAATCTCGCAACTACCACCGAACGCGTGCTTATAGAATTTGCCGGCAGCCATGTTGATGTCAAGCTGCGTGAAAATCTTGATGGTGAGCGCACTAACTATTTAGAAGAAAACACCGAAGAACCCTGGCAAAAACGGCAAAAGTTTAAAGTCAATTTAGCAGAAACCTCGCTTGACCCAATTACTACTATGGCCTGGTACTATGGCGACTTTATGCATGATTGTGTGACGCCAGTAAGCGCTACGGTGGTACCCAACAGCTTTGCATGGGACGATCAAGAGCAATACCTAAGCTGGGTGATTGAGGCAAATTACATTCTTACAGTTGATGGCGGCTGCTATGATATGACCAACTTAATCACTGGGGCAGGCACTGCAACAGTTCAATATCGCATGTCGTTTTATCGCCCAGGGGCAAGTGATTTTGTCAGTGAAACAATTGCTGAGAAAGACCCGGTAAATAAAAAATATGGCGTCTTTCAAGTAATGCAAGTATATCGCGATAGCAACAGTGGTTTATTGGGTGCAAAAAATTTATTGCAACGCTATAACCCCAACCGCACAACACCTCTAGTCTATTATTTTGCTCAAGGTTTCCCCGAAAAATACAAAGCATTATTTAGCGAAATTAAAGATACGACTAACGCGGTGCTAACTGCTGCTGGTGCTAAACTGCAAATAGATTTTCAAGACTATAATGCTGGTGGTATCGAGCGACAGTTTGGCGATATTCGCTATAGTTTCGTTGTCTGGAACCAAGATATCGATATTACCCGCGGTCTGTTAGGTTATGGTCCCTCAACTGTCGACCCACGCACAGGTGAAGTGATTAGTGCTGATGTTAATCTTTATAATGTCGGCATGGATTATTACCGCTTTATGATTCAAGACTATCTTGAACGGGTTGGGGCCTTGCAAACTGATGCTAATACACCATGGGAGCAACAAGCATGTAATGAAGGTGATACCACAGCGCCTAGTGATTCATCAAAGCGTTTTGCCTCGGGTTTATTTAACGAGATTAGGCGTACCTTGCAGCTAGATAGTGCTCACAATACTGGTAATACGACTGACTTTGTTCCTGAAATTGCGCAAGATAAAACAACATATCTTACCTACTACAATCAGCTAGCAAATGAGTTGCGTTTTGCTGATCCGCTTTACAACCCTTATGTATACAATACCGCCAATTCGTATCTTGATGAGTTAAAATCGCAACAAGAGGTCGAGCATGAATTTCAAAGTGAAATGAATCGCATTTTGCTTAATCAAGATCCATTTAATGCAATATCACCTACAACACTTGTGGGCATCAATAAACATCAAGAGTTTTTCGCTAAGTTACGCGATTATAAAAAAAATCACGAGCAATTTAGGCAAAACTTGCAAAGGTTACATAAAACCGACTGCGTTTATACTTTTGACGCCAATGATGCCATTACTACAATTTCACAAAGCGCCCGTAAATGTGTAAACGGGTTTTATGAATCAAATGAACAGTATTCCGAGCGTATTATTGAAAACATTGTATTTCATGTGGCCCTACATGAATTTGGTCATACCCTGGGGTTACGTCATAATTTTTATGGTAGCGTTGATGCTTTACATCAGCTCGAAGGCCAAGTGTCATCTTCAGTAATGGATTATATTCGTGCGACTGAAGAAGCAGCAACCCCACGCGATTGGGGTGAGTATGACAAGGCGGCATTAAGTTGGATATACGGTACCACTGACGTTCGTAGTACTCAGATGCAAAAAGATTTTCTTTATTGCACTGACGAACATGCGGATTTTTCACCTTTGTGTACACGCCACGACCTCGGGGTAACACCAGCACAGATAGTACTCAATGCTATCGAGCGTTATGATATGCTTTATGAATTGCGTAACCGTCGCGCCTATCGCACTTTTTGGGATACCACAACTTACTCATCATATATTTATGACGCTATTTTTCCGCTGCAACGCATGTGGTACCTCGCCATTTTTACTTGGGGTGGTGGTGGTATTCAAGAGACTTTAAAAATGCTTGATCAACTTCAGGGTACAGTTAAGAGTGATAGTGAGTATAATACTATTGCAGCGGATTTCTATAATGATATAGCCGCAACCAATGCTTTAACTATGGCATTTTATAATGCGGTGCTTAATCAACCATCATCGTCGCGCAATTATAGTACTGAGTACGATTCATATTATGGTGATGTCACGCGCCTTGGCATTATCATAGATAAACTCTTTGCGACATTGGCGTTTATGGATCTGCAAGAAGTGTGGAACTACGACCCCAATATCTACACCTATGTAGCTATGTTTGATGCGCCCTTTGGGACGCTAAGTGCGGCAGTGGCATTAGAAGTTCTTGATGGTATGCTTGGTGCAAATTATGACACTTTCCCATGGTTTAAATATTTGGCGCTTGAATATTTTGCTTATGTAACTAATACCAATTTAGTGGATGATATATCGTTTAAAGACCGCATTGCTATTCGCCGCTTTAACAATCAGGCAGATTTAGAAGCAGAATTTGGTATTTACGCCATACCCGATGCTTTACGTTTAGATAACACTTCGCAAATATTTATCTATAACGGTGAGCAATATGTTTATACGTTCATTGCTGAGCGCGGTTGGCACCTAGTAGCTAATAAGTCACGCAATCCTGTAAGTTATCAATACATGCGAGATTTTAATGAGTCTTTACGCGCTGGCGCGAGTAAGTCTTTAGATAATTATGGATTAAAAATTCTACTTACCTATTATGAATACTACAACAACTTTTCTGGGCAATAA